In Spinacia oleracea cultivar Varoflay chromosome 5, BTI_SOV_V1, whole genome shotgun sequence, a single window of DNA contains:
- the LOC130460593 gene encoding uncharacterized protein — MSIPTFSLQRTVRRWLRALTPTEKALLKEYHLETFLGLQQINIDYNFLHAALSFWDSDHHVFSFFGNEICPLPDEFAAILGYPTNATPVTPGTIEEGKTTIRAFLGLDDNMFAEIVVDDKVNLAKLVKHHFRPSKNMTEQKLNIRALVFCWLNHYLLSNNNGEFGDIRLIPLISQMESCYSIMPLVVAETLLNADELKKGAKSEYFKGSPLLLQIWLAERLRLLEAPAILNIIAL; from the exons atgtcgatccctactttctcactccaacggactgttaggcgttggctacgagcccttactcccacagaaaaagctttgttaaaagaataccacttagagacatttttaggcttacaacaaattaatattgattataattttctgcatgctgccctaagcttttgggactccgatcatcatgttttttctttttttggcaatgaaatatgtcctttgcctgatgaatttgctgcgatccttggttatcctactaatgctactcctgttacccctggcactattgaagagggtaaaacaaccataagggctttcctaggtctagatgataacatgtttgctgaaattgttgtagatgataaggttaacttggcgaaacttgtaaaacatcactttaggcctagtaagaatatgaccgaacaaaaattgaacattcgagcccttgtattttgttggcTGAATCATtacttgctgtcgaataataatggtgagttcggtgacataaggttgatccccttgattagccagatggaaagttgctattctattatgccgttggttgttgctgagactttgctgaatgcggatgaactgaagaagggcgccaaatctgaatattttaaggggagtcccctattgctgcag atttggcttgcggaacggcttagacttttggaagctcctgcgatcctaaacattatcgccctatag
- the LOC110805178 gene encoding uncharacterized protein — protein sequence MLPSKFTSLGYLEKMDNETPRMYVKKIVFACDYLASTKNMPHLRHKDMMASMVIHCLPHKNPYIDLKNKFSDMHFGDGTPNLYKYRTSDGRWKYDSEVLATILEVAENSYEDGKYSAGLGMGYGGLESDGEDGMIHDEQASEVEEDSDDDVVEIENPNPIVPEPTIVISSGSEDELEENNVVDSEPQQNDEAMDEDSDPEEDLDDPNDQDFTPEQYKERNDRRVDVSL from the coding sequence atgctaccttctaagttcaccagtctaggatacttagagaagatggataatgagactcctcgcatgtATGTtaagaagatcgtgtttgcttgtgactatttggcttcgaccaagaatatgccccaccttaggcacaaagacatgatggctagtatggttattcattgtttgccccataaaaacccttacatagacctcaagaacaagttcagtgacatgcattttggtgatggtacccctaatttgTACAAATAtaggactagtgatggtaggtggaagtatgattctgaggttcttgctactatcttagaggttgcggaaaatagctatgaggatgggaagtattctgcgggtctaggtatgggctatggaggattagaaagtgatggtgaggatggcatgatccatgatgagcaagctagtgaggttgaggaggatagtgatgatgatgtggtagagattgaaaatcctaatcctatagttcctgaaccaaccattgtgatatccagtggatctgaagatgagcttgaagagaacaatgtggttgatagtgaaccacagcaaaatgatgaggctatggatgaagactcggatccggaagaagacttggatgatcctaatgatcaagactttactccagagcaatacaaggaaagaaatgatcgtcgtgtcgacgttagtctctag